A window of Mangifera indica cultivar Alphonso chromosome 11, CATAS_Mindica_2.1, whole genome shotgun sequence contains these coding sequences:
- the LOC123229201 gene encoding uncharacterized protein LOC123229201 — MVGVFKRSLSFPNKHPNRPSKPPISHHVRSVSLPCRSHPLISQIKTEINELKIWSSKSENRTSAWLCDGLRRLKDVHDSLDDILQLPQTQESLRNQHQWVEKLLEDFLRFVDVYGIFQTSVLALKEEQLAAQVAIRKKDDSRVALYLKARKKIAKEMVKLASAIRCIGQYPVPRSLLVSNIANTELAGVVCEAVEVTLLVTEALFSGISSSFASRKSSWMGLRLSKRAKSLKVEESIEEFQQVSAEILWGLRKKDDEHVDKVLKKMQHLEGCICSVDSVSEKAFRSLINTRVSLLNTLTHH; from the coding sequence ATGGTGGGCGTCTTCAAGCGTTCTCTTTCATTTCCCAACAAGCATCCCAACCGTCCATCGAAACCGCCTATATCTCATCACGTAAGATCCGTCAGTCTTCCATGCAGATCACATCCTTTGATTTCCCAGATCAAAACTGAGATCAATGAGCTCAAAATCTGGTCTTCCAAATCTGAAAACCGAACATCGGCTTGGCTCTGTGACGGCTTACGTCGTCTCAAAGACGTTCACGACTCTCTTGATGATATTCTCCAACTCCCTCAAACACAGGAGTCTCTTCGTAACCAGCACCAGTGGGTCGAGAAGCTTCTAGAAGATTTTCTTCGCTTTGTTGACGTTTATGGAATCTTTCAGACGTCAGTTTTGGCTCTTAAAGAAGAGCAGCTTGCGGCACAGGTGGCTATAAGGAAGAAAGATGATTCAAGAGTGGCTTTGTATTTAAAAGCTAGAAAAAAGATTGCTAAAGAGATGGTTAAACTTGCATCAGCAATTCGATGTATTGGGCAATACCCAGTTCCAAGATCCCTGTTGGTGTCGAATATTGCTAACACTGAGTTGGCTGGTGTGGTCTGTGAAGCTGTGGAAGTGACATTGTTGGTCACAGAAGCTCTTTTTAGTGgaatttcatcatcatttgcGTCGAGAAAGTCTTCTTGGATGGGGCTGAGGTTAAGCAAGAGGGCTAAGAGTCTCAAGGTTGAAGAAAGTATTGAAGAATTTCAACAAGTTAGTGCAGAGATCTTGTGGGGTTTGAGAAAAAAAGATGACGAACATGTTGACAAGGTATTGAAGAAAATGCAGCATTTAGAAGGTTGTATCTGCAGTGTTGATAGTGTTAGTGAAAAAGCATTTAGAAGCTTGATCAACACTAGGGTTTCACTACTCAACACTCTCACGCACCATTAG